The Deltaproteobacteria bacterium genome includes a region encoding these proteins:
- a CDS encoding ATP-binding protein produces MKSRLFYKIFVSYVVIILLAVAVMGLIFAQQIKSDLVEEIKNDLTAQARIITFLTKSEIERQISSLADISRSRVTLIGATGWVIADSEKNVAEMDNHLNRTEIQEARIKGQGEAIRYSRTLGVDMLYIAFPIREGSELKGYVRLARPLFDVKKSVDQLYSHIYKGILIVIIPSLLIAFLFSRKIISPIQKAEQFTHKVCSGEVPGTLLIESNDEIGRLAKNINCMVEEHQEKIRSAHEEKGKLDSAFASMTEGVIVLDGQKRIEMINKSLKDILGNEYTTNIINKTPIEAFRSIELEDALDRFRETGTTVFQEITFGDENPIILGVIISTIHGLSVGEEKTMIVFHDVTRLKKLENIREDFVANVTHEIKTPLTAIIGFIETLQGGGVDEKVTANKFLQIISENAHRLNRLVDDLLTLSSIELGEMKLRLEGISLGDVIENVLPVFEAKAAEKSLTVDKHIPEGLPLILADRDRIAQILLNILDNAVKFTPDGGRVSITASEDGRGSVVVKIVDTGIGIPKSEIPRLGERFYRVDKTRSRDLGGTGLGLSIVKHLMKAHQGNLEIESRWGAGTTVFLYFPIFRALIA; encoded by the coding sequence GTGAAGAGCCGTCTGTTCTACAAGATTTTTGTCAGTTATGTCGTGATAATACTCCTTGCTGTCGCTGTTATGGGATTGATATTTGCTCAGCAGATTAAAAGTGATTTGGTAGAGGAGATAAAAAATGACTTGACGGCTCAGGCACGAATCATAACGTTCCTGACAAAAAGCGAAATTGAAAGGCAGATATCCTCTCTGGCCGATATATCCCGGTCACGGGTTACCCTGATTGGCGCCACGGGCTGGGTCATAGCAGATTCAGAGAAAAATGTGGCGGAGATGGATAATCACCTGAACCGTACGGAGATACAGGAGGCCAGGATCAAGGGTCAGGGAGAAGCAATTCGTTACAGTCGCACCCTCGGTGTGGATATGCTCTATATTGCCTTTCCAATAAGGGAAGGCTCAGAACTAAAGGGTTACGTTCGCCTTGCCCGTCCGCTCTTTGATGTGAAAAAGTCCGTTGATCAGCTATACAGCCACATTTATAAAGGCATTCTTATCGTCATTATACCCTCCTTGCTTATTGCTTTTCTCTTTTCCAGGAAAATCATATCACCCATTCAGAAAGCGGAGCAATTTACACATAAGGTATGCAGTGGGGAAGTTCCCGGTACCCTTCTGATCGAATCGAATGACGAGATTGGCAGGCTCGCAAAAAATATCAACTGCATGGTTGAAGAACATCAGGAAAAGATACGATCCGCACATGAAGAGAAAGGGAAACTGGATTCAGCCTTTGCGAGCATGACGGAAGGTGTCATTGTCCTTGACGGTCAGAAACGTATAGAAATGATAAACAAGAGCTTAAAAGACATTCTTGGCAATGAGTACACGACAAATATTATCAATAAGACGCCCATTGAGGCATTCCGAAGCATCGAGTTAGAGGATGCCCTCGATCGGTTCAGGGAAACGGGAACCACGGTCTTCCAGGAAATTACTTTCGGTGATGAAAATCCGATCATTCTTGGTGTCATTATCTCAACTATTCATGGACTTTCCGTGGGAGAAGAAAAGACGATGATAGTCTTTCATGACGTTACACGGCTTAAAAAACTGGAGAACATACGGGAGGATTTTGTGGCCAATGTGACTCATGAAATCAAGACCCCTCTCACGGCAATTATCGGATTTATTGAGACCCTTCAAGGGGGAGGTGTTGATGAGAAAGTAACCGCAAATAAATTTCTCCAGATAATTTCTGAGAATGCCCATCGTCTTAACCGTCTTGTAGATGATCTCCTGACCCTCTCCAGTATAGAACTGGGAGAAATGAAGTTACGCCTCGAAGGGATATCTCTTGGTGATGTTATTGAAAACGTCCTGCCCGTATTCGAAGCAAAGGCCGCAGAGAAATCCCTGACTGTAGATAAACACATTCCCGAGGGGCTTCCGTTGATCCTGGCCGATAGAGACAGGATAGCCCAGATTCTCTTGAATATTCTCGATAATGCCGTCAAATTTACGCCGGATGGCGGAAGGGTTTCCATCACGGCCTCTGAAGATGGCAGAGGTTCTGTGGTCGTGAAAATTGTTGACACCGGCATCGGTATCCCGAAAAGTGAAATTCCCAGGCTGGGAGAACGTTTCTATCGTGTGGATAAAACACGCTCAAGGGATTTGGGGGGTACCGGTTTGGGATTGTCAATTGTTAAGCATCTCATGAAAGCCCATCAGGGGAATTTGGAGATTGAAAGCAGATGGGGTGCTGGAACAACTGTTTTTCTTTATTTTCCGATTTTTCGCGCACTGATTGCCTAA
- the groES gene encoding co-chaperone GroES, which yields MKIRPLQDRVIVKRLEEEQKTKGGIIIPDTAKEKPVEGEVVAVGKGKTTEDGKLIKPDVKVGDRVLFSKYGGTEVKIDGVEHLIMREDDILGIIEKK from the coding sequence ATGAAGATTAGACCATTACAGGATCGAGTGATTGTTAAGAGGTTAGAGGAAGAGCAGAAGACAAAAGGTGGTATTATAATCCCCGATACAGCCAAGGAAAAACCTGTCGAGGGCGAGGTTGTTGCTGTTGGCAAAGGAAAAACGACAGAAGACGGCAAACTGATTAAACCGGATGTCAAAGTCGGCGACAGGGTTCTCTTCAGCAAATACGGCGGTACCGAAGTTAAAATAGACGGCGTCGAGCATCTGATTATGAGAGAAGACGATATTCTTGGAATCATTGAAAAGAAATAA